From Dermacentor albipictus isolate Rhodes 1998 colony chromosome 8, USDA_Dalb.pri_finalv2, whole genome shotgun sequence:
GACAGGAAGGCTATTCCACGACAGAACTAGAGCCTTCACGGTTTGGTATGATCTCGGCTGGCCTGCCAGGCACTAACCAAGCACAATGCTGGTTAGCTTCAGCGACCTGACAAGAACCAATGCATTTAGTATGACATGGCCACGTCAAGAGGTCAAGAACTGATGATGACCGGCACAATAATAAGGCCCCAGCTATGGggttggtcctgcaagtagtcgCACAACGGCACTCTGGCACCACACGTGCTCACTCGGAGTCGACGCTGAAACGGCACTTGAGGCCATAGCGCTTGTGCGCCTCAAACTTCAGCATCCGCTCGGGGCTGGAGATCTGGTTGTCACTTCCACTCCCCAGCAGGAACAGGTAGCACACCCCCTGCGAAAGAAAGACAATGTAATAGACGCGCTAAATAACATACAGAGGACAAGAACTACGCATTCTCAAAATGCGGCTGTCTCCGGTAAAAAGCATTCCACTACGCACTGACACGTGCACTTGCTTTTGTCTTTTTCCGGCGACCGCACTTtgccggctaacaaatgttaaaagtTACCACTCAGCACAAGACATGCCTTTCTGTGTCGGAAGTATCTCGAATGTTATCGCAGGTTCTATTCGTTCTctgctgtcaccgaaccttgtgtaatcagattgcgtGCGTGACACGAAttgcgtagtactttctggaaggcacgtggACACCGGCAATTACGCTGGAGTCTGCAACGAGTCATGTACAAAAGCCAACacgcttgacccacagatcaggTTTCGACAATCGACAAGCTTGCCCTCCACTATAACTGTTCCATGTTACTTATATTGATGGGCACAGGTTCGCTAAACAAACAGTCAGTTTTGTGACTTGTGCTGTGCTACTGTGGTTCACTATCACTACTATCACTACTACATAACAATATTAAGGCCCAATTGTTTCTTTAATTCATCACATCATGTTTATGTTCATCAAGTGATGGGCACATTCTTCAATGAGGCAACAAATGCACTGTACCACTGTAGTAATGACATCACTCCTTACTTTATAGGCACAAAAGTTTGCTTTCACCACAAAGCAAAGCACTTCCACCACGAACAATCATGCTTGACAACTTTGGACGACGACTGTGGGTGAGACTTCAGAGCTAAAAAAATCTAGCATTGTATAAGAATGTGAATGTCGTATTACATCAGATTAAAATATATTAAGGGTGTTTGAATAGCTAAACTTTCTAATCGAATGCGAATATACTTGAGAAAAATAACCTTCACATAACGAAtcaaatgatttttttatttcaaataaAGAAGAGGCTTTTGTACCTTATCTAATGCCTGTAATGGCGTTCATTACTGGAGGTCCACTCAACTGCGGCACTTGTATATTAGAAAGAAAAAACTGTCTAGAGGCAAGGCATGCTTGTTGAATGACTGGAAAGTATTCAAAATAAGTTAtctgctgcaaatattttctcaaGAACTGTAGCCTCTGCGACACaaacgcagctcttgagcagcagaaTCACTCAGAACAGGCATTATTTGCACCTGACCCTGTCCCTGGAAGCTCCAATAGGTTTTATTTTCTTATGCTAGAGCAGAAAGGCCTGTTCAACAATTCTGAATAGCGAATTTTTGAATAAAATAGATAGCCGAGCAAGGACTACATTCGACTAGcattcaaaattttgaatattcgcatACCCCAAGAAAATATTACAAAAATTAAGGGTGCTTGCTATAAAGGGAAAGTAGACAAAGAAAACACAGCTTGCCTTATTGTCTATGGCAGCCAGGTACTGGCCAGTGGAATCGATGTCCAAGTGTTGGACAGACACGTCCAAATCTAGGGTCTGTTTTGCAAGGGAAAAGAAGAGCCGTTTTGCACACACTTATGCAAAGTTTGTTTGATGTATGCAAAATAATACACTCTGCCAATAATGAACCCTGCCTTAATGTCCTTTTGTAACAGCCACAGACCTTAGCGTAACTTCAGCTtaactgtaaagaaaaaaaaaaaaaacactggagTACCTTGTGGCCTAAGCATGCATACTCGTAGTTAAGGGCTACACAGTGCAAAGCTGACACCCACATGCACAATGAATCCATTGAATGGAAGCTACATGCCAAGGCCACAAAGAACTTTACGAGTTTCAGAAATTCTGCACGCCAAAAACATTACCATGCAGGTGTACATACATACAATGCATTATACTTGGCATGTGCATGCAATGTACTAAATAAACTGCTCGTTTTGCCAGAGTAAACACATCTTTGAGTTGTGAGAAGAACTGAGCCTTAAGCGTTGCCACTAAGTTAGCTTTAGGACATGCGAAGCTCTAGTGCTTGTGCCGCCGGATACTGCAGTGGTGCAAGTTAAAAAGCACAACCATCCAGCATGGAAGTGaccaaaaatttaattttgaaatGGAGTTGAAATTTCTTTGTTTTCAGCCCGAGGCTGAACTAGCTAATAGCAGCATGTTTCACAATTTCATCCTGCATGTTGTGCCCGTTTAAATCACATCAATTTGAACCAGGGAACAACTCATGACAGCTGTGAACGTAAAACAACAGGAAGGATGCAAGCACTCGCTTTTGGAAAATCATTTGCACTACTTCATGCTACATACAGCTACATAGAAGGGCATTAAGGCGTCACTTGATTCAAGAGTACCACTGAAAGCAGAGCAGTGTTGAAAACATCATGAATCAATCTAGCAAACCTCTGAACCAAGCAGGCTTTAGAAGAACAAGTAGTGTCCACATACCAACTGCTCATTGTGGTTATTTCTGAGGTCCCAGACATAGATGCTGCCAGTCTGGTCACCAATGAAGAGCTCGCACTGGTTTGGATGCAGGCAGGCACAGTTGACTGGGGCATTGGTCTCAAACACTCGCTGGCACGTCTGCGCCCTCGCTCTGGTGTGCACAGTGACAGGAGGGAAGGGTCACTTGTGATTACGAAGGTGGTCACAGTTTACACAAGTTGGTATACTTAGTCAATGCTGTTCTAAACATCAGCATGAATTAGACATGGACAAAGAAGGAAATGCACAGATGGTGCTACTAGTAAGACACTTGGAGTGGCACCATCTGCGTGGGCATGTGTTGTACTCTGTCTACACTACCTTGTCCTGATTTTGAAAGAATTATTTTTTATGCTTTTATGCTTTATGATATGGAAGAAATTGTTCAGGCATTTTTAGGCAGCATTCACACAGATGACTGACAGAGGTCATGGAATGGACCCCGACTGATGTTTACACTGTCAAGAGGGACCTGTCTGTTGGCAGACCAAAACGTCTGTTTGCGCCGCCATCACCATGTAAAATAAGGGTAAGCATATAGAAATGACGTTCTTTGTCTCTGTTGCTGATTGGTCCAGCTGTAGGTGTGCAACTCCAGTCACAGAGCTGAGAAACCGATCACGTTTGGTCTGTGAGCAGCTTCACAAAATTGGTAGCTTTTTGACCAAAGCAACACTGCGACCATTGCGTTGTGGGAAACTTGGTCACATGGTCTCTGCCAGTTGCCAGTCTGAATGCTGCCCGAGTCTGACTAAAATTTGCCTGCGTTAATTTACACATTAAAAATTGTCTTCTAAGCATTTCCTTGTGTAATGTGCCACTCGGTCACACTTTCACCCCCTTTAGCCACATCCACCGATGTGGATGTTTATAAGCATGGAAGCACCACCTGTACAGTCTACTGACTCAGCCTCACACTTCTAAAAAATGCATTTACGAGTCCAGAGGCTGACATGCGTACACATTATAGCACAAAGAATGGCACTTGGGTATATTTTACAGGAACACAGGCATTCAAATCAAAAGCTAGTAGGGGACGTGCTCGATGAGGATGATGGTCTTCTCACTGCGCTCGACAAGACATACGTGGGCTACACAGTGGAATCCATAGCAAGAGAATACCAATATCTATTTTTAAATGCCAGCGGCACTTCAAGTGTTATGGATTTGTTTAGTCCTGCTTGTAGAAAAGCAGACGGGCCTGGTCTGCACAATAAAGTAAACTTGAAGAAAGAGCCAGAGTCCTGACAATACTTTGGCAATATTCTTGCAAGCAATAGTTCTGATAAGCATGCTTCACAGCTGATAACTGGCCACACTCGGAACACCAAGAGATTCTCATGACCTCAGTGTGCTCTCTGTCTTGATGTTCTCTGCACTTAATACTCAATAGTACTAAGTACAGTAACAAGTACAACTACCAAGTACAGCAATAACATTACCCATATCCTGCATTTCTTCGTGAGGTCATAAACCATGACAGTTGACTTTACCTTGTCTTGCGGCTAGGGCCACTTGTTTTGTATCCTGACATACCGTGCCCAGTTGACTCCTTATCTGTCGCAGTGGCTCAATGACTATGGCATTCTACTGCTGAACGCGGAGTCACAGGTTTGGTTCCTTACCACAGAAGCTGCATactgatgggggcgaaatgcaaaaacacacgtGCACTTGGGTTCAGATGCATctcaaagaaccccaggcggtcgaacttAATCCGAAGCACTCGATTGTGGCATCTGACGTAGTACCAGTGTTCCCATGCGatgttgaatgaatgaatcagcTGGTCTCCGCTTAGCCTCCAGCAAGGACGGTTTGCTCCCGAGCGGGCCTCCAGTAGAGACCAGTTGATTAAAAGATCGAACCAGCCGATTACCAGATAAAAATCATTCGAGTTCCCAGTTCAAAATTTTTCACTAGGACGCACTTCCACGGTGATGCATTCTGGAAGTTTCGTTCCTCCTGGATATGGTCTTGTAGATGATCGAGAGCCGTCGCAGTCAGTTGAAAAGGAAAACTCCCATTACGCTCCCATATTGCGTCACACAAACAGTGACACGGCACACAGTTTGAGGGCTTGCGCATTTGTGATGGACTAATCAGAGCAATTATGTGCTGCGCAAAGGACCAAGCTCTAGGCTACCACGCTGAATCTCACCTCGAGTCCCAGATGCGAGCTGAGAAGTCTTCGCCGCCTGAGTACATCCATAGGCCATCCTCGTGGAACCCCAGGGCAGTCACATTTTTTCCAAGCCCCTCGTAGTTGATCACGGGGTTTGTGTTTGTCGAGTTGATGTCATAGGTGCGGATGTGCTGGTAGCCTGAAAATGCCATGTACATAAACACATAAAGAATGTCTGTTTAGTGATGTCTCGATTGGATGGGTTAATTAAAGCGCCACTTATGCAAAATTACTATGCACTGCTGCAGTTCGCGTGGAATTGAGAGGTGGGCAAGTTAATTGAGGCATGTTCATGATTGAAAACAGAAAGTGCGGTTTATGTAGGCTGACGAAAGGAAGTGGACAGGGTGTGGACACCATTTCTTTCCCAGCATGTGCATTCTTGACTCATGCTATCATATCCGCAGGATCATGCAATGCGTATTATTACCGCAACAATACTTAATTCTGTAAGGAGGTTGTCACAAGAAGTAACTAGGGGATGTCCATACGACGTCCCATAGTTTCGTATTATAATTAATTAGTTCAATCTGTGATTGTTCAGAAATATATTCCGGACATTCGCTGTCAAAAGACACGAATCAGTCAGTAGAAGCTAGGCAAACTTACACTAGCATGCTTACAGGCGACGAGCGAGCAAATTAATGAGGCAAGGTTCTGAGttgtgttgcagaagtcgcaggACGTTTTTTTCGTTGCCGGATGTATGTCGAACAAACTTTATCGCGCCTGCAGCACTTGTGCTCAGTCAGTCATGCCGAATTATACCTTTCTCCGGCCTTACGTCGGCTCTTTGCCTTCAATATAACATCACTGATTTGCCCGGGGGAGCTCTATAGAGTCCGTAGTAGGTGAGACCGGGCCTACTGTCCTGGAGAGGGATATATCTTCACTCGTGACAGCCTTTTCGTATGCTGCTCTCTGTGACCTTTCGAAAGCATTTTTTAATGATCCGCTTTGCGTTAAATAAATGTCCTTCTGCAAAAACAGTTAGCGAAACGGAAGCAAAAGCAGGTACGCGTGCGACATACGTACTTAAATTTAGACACAGCGTTATAATAATCTCAGGTGTTTTCCTGAGAACTCCGTTTGCTGGTAACATGTACTTGTCACGGACTGCCTGGTGCAGTACTTGTAAAAACTTCAAtatatcgtcgcgacgagaaaagCACTCAGCAACCTTGCCAAATGACTATATTTGAATACATGACCGCTGCTATATTATTTTACGAGCGTCGGAGTAGAAGGCATCTACGTTTCACGAACTCACCTCCGGCAGCTATATGTTGGCGATCGGGAGTGATTTCAAGCACGTTCACTTGCTGAATGACTGGGTTAAGGCAAAAAAGCAACAAACTCATGAAATATAAAGTCGTTTACAGCCGGAGCTGCAGGGAACCAACTCGTAACCCAAATTCTACATCATGCATATCTCGAGCAAACAATCAATGCACGAAACGCAGACTGCCAAATGTCGCTTTATGACACCGATCAGGACAAAAGAAACCTTCAAAAGCGTGCAAAGGATACAGAGTCGGCATGCTGAAGCGTCCGCTGGCACAATCCGCTGTGCGCTTGCCAGAGACGAATGCTATGGTCGTAGCCACCCGTCGCCAAGATGACCTGATCGCCCGCGCCATCGGCAACCATGTCTTTCATTACGGCGAACGAATTATACCATAGTCGCCGCAATGCGGAACGAAACTTACAAAACAAGGGCAGCGAAGCCGAGCTACACAACCGAGTTTCACGCGTTTCGTCTGCCTCCTAAAAACAACAGCGGTATCGCAGCAAATGCAAACTTGCGATTTGATTGGTCCCTCGCGGCCCGATACCGCAGTTAACTTTTCCTATTTTTCCGATTAGCCAGCATAGTTTGTTTAGTTCAATCGCAGGTCGGAGGAATGGCAGACGGCTTTAGCGGCGTGTTGCGAATTACAGATTTAAATGACTTTATCGGGCCCTCTCAGGTAAGTGTCACCGCATGCGGAATACAATTATGAAGTCTCCAACGCCGAGACGAAGCAAGCGTAACTAGAGTGTCGCGATTACGACACGCGGAAACACGCAAAGCGCGCACGCTCGCGTTCCCCCAAATAATGCCGTCTTCGCAACTCTTCGCAtacttttttttcaggaatgcatCAAGCCGGTGACGGTAGAGAGACGTCCCGGAAAACTTGGGTCTATCAAAATCGGCGACGATGGCTCCTACCTCCAAGTTGACGAGGTGAGAGAAGAGCGCATTTTTCGAAGTTGTGTATGAGAAATGCGCAAAAGGAAAGCGGATCGAGTGATCGCCGTGCTGGTGTTCGATCGCGCAGTCCGGGCAGGCTTCCAAACTGGAGAAGGCGCAGATAACGCTCACGGACTGCCTGGCGTGCAGTGGGTGCGTGACTTCGGCGGAAACCGTGCTGATCACCCAGCAGAGCGCCGAGCAGCTTTACGGCGTGCTCAAGGAAAATGCGGAACTGGTAAGAACGTTTCGTGCAGACTTGTCTGTCTGTTGTCGTTGCTGAAGTCACAAAATCAGAACATTAGAAATGCAGAGAAGAAATAGGCTATGAGCATAGCTCATCAGGCCTTCCTAACTTGAAGCTGAACGTTTCGCATGATAACATGCGCATTATCCAGAAAGTTGCGACATGATACCACTGTTATTTCTAAGAGTTCAAAGAAGCGGAAGTGTTTTACAATGCAATTTCAAGCTCATTTACTCGCCTATCGAATCATCTGAGGACAAAGACCTTCCTCCTTGTTTCGTTGCAAGTTTGCACTGTTCTTGTTGTATCAGGTACCAACTAGCTAAACAGCAAGTTCTCTCGGCAAAGTTGAAAACTTTCGACAAACGCAGTCAATTCACATCCATAACTACTCAGTGTGATCAAATATACCGGGTTGTAAATTTCTGTGAGCTCAAGTAATTAAAGGCGTGTAATATGTGCATCCCAATATCTTGAGGTCTGAAGTGTGGCTACACTGGTTATTGAACGACACGTAGTGGCCATGGCAGCACATGTATTGCAGAGTTGTAGCTTGTAAGCTATTATAGTGTACTTGGACAAAGAAAAAGTCGTcgccccttccactctgtgaagatggataaGCGAAGCTTGACCCTTTGTATACCTAACCGTCCCCTTTGCCATCAGCTTTATGTTTACTTGAATGTGCCCTTGTGATTAACGAGATGTGCATTGTATGGATACTGGTGACATCAATGAAGACAAATTGTCAGTGAAACACGTTTACTGAGCATCAGAAACTTCACCAGTAAATTTTTTGCAAGTGAGCAGAGTAGCCTTGTGATCGCTGCGGTATACTGCAAGGGATTTGGTCATCTCGATATCACACGTGTCGTTTGTAAATGTCAAAGCTACACATTT
This genomic window contains:
- the Lst8 gene encoding target of rapamycin complex subunit lst8 yields the protein MKDMVADGAGDQVILATGGYDHSIRLWQAHSGLCQRTLQHADSQVNVLEITPDRQHIAAGGYQHIRTYDINSTNTNPVINYEGLGKNVTALGFHEDGLWMYSGGEDFSARIWDSRARAQTCQRVFETNAPVNCACLHPNQCELFIGDQTGSIYVWDLRNNHNEQLTLDLDVSVQHLDIDSTGQYLAAIDNKGVCYLFLLGSGSDNQISSPERMLKFEAHKRYGLKCRFSVDSELLATSSADTTARVWRVSNLIASGDDNGPERLVRRSSSQSSTGTRAWKVANIPPMCEMSNINQRWVWDIAFSYDAQFLITASSDTVARLWSVSPAEVKREYSGHQKALTALAFRDST